TAGGAGAACCAGATATTCCTTCCCCAAAAGAACTGGTAATGGAAACATTGAAATATGGAGCAGAACATCAATTGAGATATCCTCCTACTGGTGGTGGGGAAAAAATCAGAGCATTAGTAGCTGCTTACTATAATAGAAAATATGATTCTAGCTATGTATCTGATAATGTAGTCATAAATGTTGGAGCATCAGAAGCTTTATCTTCATGCCTAAGAACAATTTTAAATTCAGGAGATGAAGTAATGGTACCAGTACCTTTTTATCCAGGATATCCCCCAATGATAAATTTATGTTGTGCTGAAACTGTTTTTATGGATATAACAAAGACAGATTTTAAAATAACATCAGAATTATTGGAAAAGAACTATTCTGATAAAACAAAAGCCTTACTTTTAAGCAATCCCTGTAATCCTACAGGAAATGTATTAACTTTGGAAGAAATGAATGCAGTAGCAGATTTTATAGAAAAAAGAGATATATTTCTTATATCAGATGAAATATATAGTGAACTTTCATTCTATGACTTTCATTCTTTTAGCTCTTTTGAGAAAGTAAAAGATAAACTTATTATAATAAATGGATTTTCAAAATCACATTCAATGACAGGATGGAGAATAGGATATACTATTTTTCCACTGGAATACAGAAAGTATTTTTTGAATACTACTTTATATACATTGAGTTCTCCAATGGCTTTATCCATTGCAGCAGCAGAAGCAGCATTGGAAATATTTGAAGATAGGAGAGAACTTATGAATATATATAAAAAGAGAGCTTTGTACATGAAAAATGCTTTGACAAAATTGGGATTCAAAGTAGTTGAACCAAAGGGAGCATTCTATATATTTGCAGATTACTCACAAATTTCAGAATTGGATTCTTTTGATTTTGCAATAGATATGCTGAAAAAAGTACAAGTAGCAGTAGTTCCAGGTATATCCTTTGGAATAGAGAAGTATTTTAGAATATCACTTACAGTAGATATATCTAAAT
The DNA window shown above is from Fusobacterium sp. and carries:
- a CDS encoding pyridoxal phosphate-dependent aminotransferase, giving the protein MEINREVSKLQYSLIRALNEESRKYADAIDLTIGEPDIPSPKELVMETLKYGAEHQLRYPPTGGGEKIRALVAAYYNRKYDSSYVSDNVVINVGASEALSSCLRTILNSGDEVMVPVPFYPGYPPMINLCCAETVFMDITKTDFKITSELLEKNYSDKTKALLLSNPCNPTGNVLTLEEMNAVADFIEKRDIFLISDEIYSELSFYDFHSFSSFEKVKDKLIIINGFSKSHSMTGWRIGYTIFPLEYRKYFLNTTLYTLSSPMALSIAAAEAALEIFEDRRELMNIYKKRALYMKNALTKLGFKVVEPKGAFYIFADYSQISELDSFDFAIDMLKKVQVAVVPGISFGIEKYFRISLTVDISKLKEAVKRIGKYVEENNKK